One Rhizobium binae genomic window, AGCACCGGCGAGGTCACGGCCGAGCGTGGTCGCGCCGAGAAGGAGAATTTCTGGTTTGTGAGTAGTGACCAGATCCGTCAAAGCCTTGGTGAAGGGTTCGTTTCGATAGTTGGCGAGGAGGGGCGACTCTACCAGATAGGCGACATCAGCTCCGTAGGCGAAGGCCTCTTCGATCGCAGGCTTGGTGCCCACGCCTTCAGACGAACCGAGGATTACCCCGGCCAGTTGGACACCCAGCTTGTCAGCTAGTCTGCGGCCTTCGCCGAGGAGTTCAATCGATACGGGATGAACATTGCCGCGCTCAAGTTCCATGAAGACCCAGACGTGCCGGTGATCGAGCTATGCTGGAATTTGGGTGACGAGGTTGATCAAGCGGCGCTCTGTGGCTTCGATTCGATGACCTCGATTCCGTCCTGGAATTTGGCACCTGCGATGAGTTTCGGCAACTGATTTTGTCCTTTCAATCGTCGCCACGTCCTGGCGGCGGCGATGACCAGCTTGAAGACCATCAGCGTGGCGGTCTTCGAGGATAGCGCACCCCTGGTGCGCACCGTGCGGTGGCGAACGGTGGCAAAGACGCTTTCGATGGGATTGGATGTTCGCAGATGATCCCAGTGTTCGGCGGGGAAATCGTAGAACGCCAGCAACGCATTTTGATCTTTCGTCAGGCAGTCGACTGCCTTGGCATACTTCGCGTCATATTTTTCGACGAAGACGGCAATTGCCGTCTCGGCCGAGGCCCGGCTGGGAGCGAGATAGATTTCGCGCAGGACTGCCTTCATGCCGGCCTGCACCGATTTCGGCACCTTGTTGAGAATGTTGGCTGTCTTGTGCACCCAGCATCGCTGGTGTTTGGTGTCGGGAAGGAGCTCATCGAGCGCCTTCCAGAAGCCGAGCGCGCCGTCGCCCACGGCAAGATCGGGCGCGATCTTAAGGCCACGCCGCTTGATGTCGACCAGCAGCTCGCGCCAGCTTTGCGCACTCTCGCGAATACCGGTCTGGAAGCCGACAAGTTCCTTCTTGCCCTCGGGCGTGGCGCCGATCAGGACCAGCATGCATTCGGCTTGATCTTCCATGCGCGCCTGCAGGTAGACCCCGTCCGCCCACACATAGACATAATGGCGCGCCGAAAGATCGCGCTTTTGCCAACGATCATATTCGATGCCCCACTCCGCCGTCAGTCGCGAAATCACTGAGGGTGAAAGGTTCGGCGCGTCCTTGCCCAGTAGCGCCGACAGGGCTTCCTGGAAATCCCCCGTCGAAACGCCGCGCAGGTAGAGAACGGGCAGAAGCGCATCCACACTGCGCGTCCGACGCGCCCATTTCGGCAGGATCGACGAGGAAAATCGGATCCGGTCAACCTCGCATTCCGCGCCGCGGTCCCGGATCTTCACCCGGCTGACCGGCACCGGCCCGATCCCCGTCTGGATGCTCCGTTCCGGGGCGTGACCATGCCGGACAATCCGATCACGACCATCGGCAAGCTTGAGATCCTTCATCGCGCCAAGAAATGCTTCGGCTTCCATCTCGATCGCCTGCGCTAGCAATTTGCGCGCCCCGCTGCGCAGCACATTCGTCAGGGGATCTTCAATTTCGTCGGGCTGACGAAGCCGAAAAATGTTGATAGTCTCGTTCATGGCGTATCGCTCTCCTTGAGAGGGTCTGGCTGGCTTCAATCACCCGCCTCGATACGCCGCCATTCTCAAACCGTCATCACCCATTTTCCACCATAGCTCCCGGTGATCTTCGAAACACTTCAGCAGCTTTTTCCCTGAGCTGGCGCGGCCGACAGCGTTTGCCGGCGTTTCATTTTTTCTAGCGACCAAAATCTACTCCTCGCTGCTCACCGATTGCCATGGGACGTGAGCTTGCGTTCCAAAAAAGGCTGGCGGGCAAAAATTGCAGCGACCGTCTCCGCGGCGACCTCGGCCAACGTTTTGTCGTTAATCTCCATTTGGATAGCTTTTTCGGCGCGCGGACCAGGAGCGAATACTCGCTTCACGACCGTCGGCGATCCCCGTAGGCCGCATTTGGTCAACTCCCCAATGCTGGCGTCAGCGGCCCCCCATTTAAGAACCGGGCTTCGCGCGGCACGGAAGGCGTCATCGAGAGAGCCCCGGCGGATAGCGTTGACACCGTCCAGCACGGTGATGAGACATGGCAGCGTGCTCTTCAGCATCTGGGTGCCGCTCTCTGCGTGCCGTTCAACCATGATCTCGCGCGAAGTGGGATCAATGGATACAATCTTCGTTACGTAAGTCAGTTGCTGGAGGTTCAGCCTCTTTGCAATTCCGGGTCCGACCTGGGCAGTGTCGCCGTCAATTGTCTGCTTTCCGGTAAAGACGATATCAGGCGCCCCATAGCTCTCGCCGATCTTCGCGACTGCTTGGGAAAGAGCATACGAGGTCGCCAGCGTGTCAGATCCAGCAAAGTGGCGGTCGGTCAGAAGCACTGCGCGATCTGCGCCGTGGGTGAGGGCTTTGCGTAGCGCTTGCTCAGCCATGGGCGGCCCCATCGTGAGAACAGTCACCTCGCCCCCATAGCGGTTACGAACTTGTAGTGCCTCTTCGAGAGCAAACAGGTCGTAAGGGTTAATGATGGTCGGTACGCCTTGGCGCATGATCGTATTTGTCACCGGGTGGACGCGTATCTGCGCAGAGTCCGGCACCTGTTTGATACAGACCACGATGTGCATAGTCGTTTAAGCTCCCAGTCGAATATGGGTTTTAGGGACCCGGCTTACTCTGAGCACTACTCGTGCCAATAAAGTTGCGCCGCAAGAAGATGCTGTCCGGGTTCAGGTTGATGCCCTCCTCAATCGCCGAGAGCGCCGCCTTCCAATTCTTAATCTCAATCGCCGCCGAGACTCGATCATGAAACAATCTGCGCAGCATAAGTCTCGCCTTCAGCAATCCGCTCCTCTTCGGCATTCTTTGCTTCCGCGCTGGCGCGCCAGGTGCCGTCAATCACTTTTGGTAAAACGTCCTGGAGCATAACCAGATCACCGATAAAGGCGATGCTACCGTCTCGGTCGACAACGAACGTCTTTGGAACGTGGAACGACAAGCTGGCTTTGAGCCAATCCTCATCCATTTCGCCTGAGTGGTCGAATCCCATCCGGATGTTCGTATTCGGGAGCGATTTGGTTATGGACGCGTCCACCTGGGCTCGGGCGTCGTCAGCCGTTGCAACTTCCTCACTTGCTGCGATCCCAATGAACTCAACTCTCGTGTCTCTGAATTTCTTGTGCAACTTCGCCAGGTCGGATAGCTCCGGCCCCAAATAACCGCAGGTAGTCGAAAAGAACTCAACGACGTATATCTTGCCGAGCTGGAAGTTGGAAAGCGGATCGCCGCGCAGCCAGTTCTGCACTTTGATAGGCGGGGCTGGAGAGCCGAGATTTAAACTAGAGGCCATGTTTTATGCTCCACAGTATTTTATGGGCCGCTTCGTGCTCGAGGAATGAGCCCTTCCGGCCAAGTATCAGCTCGAGTTGCTCCGATTTCGAAGAGCGGCGCTCGTTCCATCGGTTGGACAACAAACGCTGGTGATCTCGTCTTCTGAAATGGCTTCTGCGGGTGCGTGACATTGCGAATTCTTTCTTCTGAGAGCGTGACGATAGTCACCGTCGTGACGGGAAGATGCCGAGGTCTAATGCAGATGCAGCACGAGGCCATTCCAGAGCTCCTCGCCATGTAAGTCGATTGCTGGAGGTTCGGCCTCCTTCCGATGCCCGTCAGACCGGGGCCGTGTCGCCGTCAATTGTCTGCGTCCCGACGAAGACGATACCAGGCGTCCGAAGCCCGGGACTTGTTTGATACAGACCACGATGTGCATAGTCGTTTAAGCTCCAATCGGATTTGGGCTTTAGGGACCCGGCTTACACTGAGCACTACTCGTGCCAATCAGGTTGCGCCGGTAAGCCTTCGAGATTGCACATGTTTCGTTGTCGCTATGCGGAGGGTTTTGTATGGTTGCCGACATGTCGTGTCGCAATCCGCCCCGATCACCACCGCGAACGGATGGCGATTCGATAGGCTTCAGGTCGGACAACTCCATGATAGCTGCGATACGAGCCGGCCCCCGGGAGATAGCACGGGGACTGAAGTTCTGGTGCGGTGGGCGTGTATCGAGCTTCGGTTTACCGTTGATAATCTGACTAGCGACACCCGTATGCGCGATCAGAAGCAGAGCGATCGAGAAAATAACGCTGCGGGCGCCTAGTGAGGTTGGACAAGCGTTTTAGCTGATGTTGCGGCGCCACCAGGATCATTGCCAGAAGCGTGGAGAAACCCTTGCTGGAAATATCAATCGAAGGCCGTTCATGAACGCTGCCGCAGCGCGTCGAGGTCTTGGCTTTTCCGCGCCTCAATCGTCATATCAACGCCGTTCTGATCGGTTGGGCTACCGTATCCCCAAATGAACAAGCCGAAGCAACTTGATCTGACGCGACTTGCTGCATTGGGCCAGCGCCAGCTTGTGATCCTTCAGACGCATGACAACGATTTGCGACATTGTCGTCACCTTTGTCAGATCGGCGACAAAGGCTGCCTCCTCGTTCGCGCGCCTTTTCCGCCCACATAACTGGAATCGCAGCAAATTATTGTCCGTCATCTCAATCGGCCTGCTTGGCACGAATCTTGAGAGCTATTGCGAGGCAGCGGAACGGCCGCCGTATCCGCGTTGCGGGATAACCGCATTGCTTCGAACACATGAAGGAACTCTAAGCATGGCAGCTCTGCGTCAGATCGCATTCTACGGAAAGGGCGGAATTGGCAAGTCCACTACGTCCCAAAACACGCTAGCGGCCCTCGTGGACCATCACGTACCACGGATACCGGTGATCATCCGATTTGGGGGAAAAGCACAATGAGCTCGAAGACCATGTTGCAGCAGGCCCTGACACGCCTTGTTGATGCGGCCAAGCACCTCAACATCGACCCGACAATTCTCGAAAGATTGGAGTTCCCGCTAGAGACCACGCACGCTCGTCTGACGATTCGCATGGACGACGGCTCCCACAAGCACTTACGGGCTTGGCGTTCCCGCTATGACGATACCCGCGGCCCAACCAAGGGAGGCATCCGATATCACCAAAGTGTAACGGCAGATGAAGTAGAGACGCTCGCCTTCCTGATGACTATCAAGTGCGCAGTGGTGAACCTGCCGTTTGGTGGCGGCAAGGGCGGCGTCCAGATTGATCCTCACTGTCTATCCGAGACTGAACTGGAGCGCCTTGCACGTGGCTATGTCCAGATCTTCGCCAAGGTCATCGGACCAAACCGGGACATCCCGGCGCCTGACGTCAACACCAATGCGATGACCATGGCGTGGATGGCGAACGAATACGATTCCATCGTGGGCGAGGTGACCCCTGCGGTCATCACCGGTAAGCCGATCAGCCTTGGCGGCTCACTTGGGCGTGATGATGCGACAGCCCGTGGCGGCTATTATCTCCTCCAATTCCTGGCGCAGAAGCTCGGACTAGTGCCGGGAGCGCGAGTGGCAGTCCAAGGCTTCGGCAACGCCGGATATCACATAGCGCATTTGCTCGAAGCCGCCGGATACAAAGTCGTGGCTGTTTCTGACTCAAAGGGTGCGATCTATTGCCCGGCTGGCCTCGATATCAAAAAGCTGAATGGTGCTAAAGAGCGCCACGGAAGCGTTACCAGCTTCGCGGGTTCAGACGGTGTCTCGAGAATTGCTGCCGACGAACTGGTTTCGGTCGATTGCGACCTGCTCGTTTTGGCGGCCCTGGAGGACATGGTCCACGCGGGCAACGCTGCCAATGTAAAGGCTCCGATCATTCTCGAACTCGCCAACAGCCCGATCACGCTGGAGGCCGATGACATCCTCAAGAACAGGGGCGTCGTCGTTCTTCCGGATATCCTCGCGAATGCGGGTGGGGTCGCTGTCTCGTATTTCGAATGGGTACAGAACCGCCAAGGCTATTACTGGCCCATCGAGGACATACATGCCCGGCTGAAGACGAAAATGGAAGAGGAAGGAGCCGCAATATGGGCGTGTGCGAAGGACAAGAACATAACCCTGCGATGCGCCGCCTACGTCCACGCGCTCTCGCGACTTGTAGACGCTATTGAGGCGAAGGGGACCTAGCAGTTCTTTGCCAACTGATGCCTGAAAGGAGACCAACACGAGCCACCGCTGCGCGCTCGCAGCCGTGGTTTGCCGCCACACCGGACGCGCGAATGCTGACACGCCCCGTTTCAGATTGGGGCCCATTCGGCAAAGGAACTCTTCCCATCATGATCCCGGAGACGAGGCGAATTTGATGAGGTGCGCGCATCTTCCCGGTCAGGAAAAGTCCGCCGAGTTCGGTTTGGGTGATGGCGGGAGCAAATAAGGCCGACAACATCGATAGTCAATCGCTAATCGGCGAAACGAAGCCGTCCACTGAAGCCAATCGCCCTCTCCAGAAATGAGGAAATCACAGTGAGCACTTTCGCACCTGCATCGCATCTGTCCGGAATCAAGGTTTCGCCGAGCAAGGGCGTCTAGGAACACGTGACGCGCTACTCCTACAGAGGACCCTCGTGTGGCAAATAAATTGCAACGGAATCCGCGAAACCCAAACAAATGCAATTTTCTAAAAACAACGCGCTGCGAATTTGCCGTCGGATATAGGCTCGGGCGCAAGGAGGGCAAAAATCCGCGACGAAAAGCACTCCTGCTAATTGAAGGTTCGAGAAGCAATGGTTTGCGGTACATTCAAACCGCCCGACGTCTTGGATACCAACCGATTACTCTGGCGGCTAATCCAATCCAGTATGACTACCTTATGGCGGAATACAGTAAGGCGAGACTGGTCGATACTGAAGATTTCGATGCGGTGAGGGATGAGTGCCTCAATCTGGCTGCGACCTATGATATTGCGGGATATATCGGTTTTGAGACTCGCAGCGAGTCGGTAAATTTGACGGTCGCAAAGCTATGCCGGTGCTTCGACCGACCGGGCCCGAACCCGGTCTCGGTCGAACGCTGCAGCGACAAATTTACTCAACGTCAGCTCCTGACGCAGGTCCGGTTTCATTCGGTTACGAACACCATCATGCGCCCGAAGCGCATCAAGAGAGGGCTGCTCTAATGACCGTCATCGTCTACGACCGCAAGCGCGAGCTTATGATCGCCGACAGCCGCGGCACTTCCGGCGACCACCATCCGATCGGCGCGAAGAGGAAGATTCACCGGATCGGGGCAGGGCCACTCAGGGGCGCGCTGCTCGGCGTCACCACCAGGCAACCCGGTATGGGTGAACAGTTCACGCAGTGGGTGATGGCGGGCATGAACAAGGATGCGTTCGGCACGCGCGAGTCCGAGGTTCAGGCGATCCTGGTAAAGGTCGATCGCTCGGTCTTTTTCTTCAGCGGTTGCTTTTATCCATCCGGTCCGCTCGAAGACGACTTCTTCACCATTGGCTCGGGCAGCGAGTACGCCCTGGGCGCCTTCAGGGGCGGCGCTGACGCGTTCGAGGCGGTTAAGGTGGCAATCTCGTGCGATCCCTTCTGCGGGCCTCCTATTGTGCACCTGCAGCTCGATACGCCCGACGCCTATCAGCCGTCGATGATCCGGCGTGTCACCCGACTTTTCCGAAACTTCGGTAGCGGCACGGCTACCTGATAGGCTCAGGACTCACTGAATCAAAGCCAGAAGATGACGGTCGCTGCAGGACGTGTTGCAGGGATCAGATTCTGTGCGAGATAATCCCACCCATGGGATTTTTCATACAACACGCCGGAATTCTGGACGACCAAGTTCAGTCATCCGGTTGAGAACGTGGATGCCGATCTTGGCTTCTGTTCTGATTGTCGAAATTCCTCGCTTTGAGTTTTGGCCCAATGACCGGTCTTCCATCTACCCATCTGGGTCGTAAGCGCGTAGGCCATCCCACGTATCTTTCGGACTGCTGATCGGCGATTTTCTGCATGAGTCATGCGGAGAGTCCTATGAGTGATAGTGTGAATCAGCCTCGAACCTTTGAGATTTTGACCGCGGAGCCCGTGCGAAGACGACGCAAGCCGCGGGACTGGTCGGATGACGAAAAGGCGCGGATCGTCGCCGCGACGCTGCAGCCTGGGGCCAATGTCTCGGCGGTTGCCCGGTCTGAAGGCTTGGATCCCTCGCAGCTTTATGGGTGGCGTCGCAAGGCACTGGCATCGGGCGTTGTTGCACCCCTTACAGAGGGAACGGGCAAGCAGATCAAGTTCGCGCGCGTTGAAACGGTAAGCAACGGCTCGGTCGATATTGTCATTGCCGATATGGTCGTGCGCGTCGGCGGCGATTTTGACCCCGATCACCTGGTGAGGGTTCTGCGGGCGGTTCGCAAGGCATGATGGCTTCGGGTGTGGTGGTCTATGTGTCGTGCCAGCCGGTCGACTTCCGCAAGGGGGCCGCCTCGTTGATGGCGCTGGTGCGGGATGGCGGTCTCGATCCCTTCAATGGCGCGCTTTACGTCTTCCGCTCGAAACGGGCCGATCGTATTCGCATTGTCTGGTGGGATGGCAGTGGGGTCTGCCTCTATTCGAAAACCCTGGAAGATCAGGGCTTCTGCTGGCCGGGCATATCGGCGGCACGGATCCGGCTGGACCATTCTCAGCTGATGGCGTTGCTGGCCGGCATGGATTGGAAAAAGATCCGCCCGGCCAAGGTCCGGCGCCCCTTGTTGACGGGCTGACAGCGCCTGCGGCAAGATGAATCATGCCGCTGTAATGGTTGGGAAAACGGCTGTTTTTGTGCTCTACTCATTGCCATGGATTTGCCCCCTCACGACCTGCCGGACGACGTTGACGCGCTGAAAGCGATGGTCCTCGCGATGGCGCGCGAGCAGGCTGCGAAAGAAGCCCGACTGAAGGCCGCTGAAGCTGAGATCGCCCGGTTGGAGGCGGTGGAGAAGAGCGCCAACGAGCGGATTGCCAACCTCACATCGATCCTGAAGGTTCTGCAGCGTACCCAACATGGCACCCGTTCCGAGCGACTGCGCCTTGGTGTCAATGACGAGCAGGTGTCCTTTGCCTTCGAGGAAGTCGAGACCGGCCTTTCGGCAATCCAGAGCGAGCTTGATCACGCGGCCAAGGACAAGCCGAAACGGGCAGCACGTCCGCGCAAGGGTTTTGCCGCTCATCTCGAACGCATCGAGGAAGTGATCGAGCCGGAGATCCCTGCTGAATACGTGGGCTTGGAAAAGGTCCTGATCGGTGAGGATCGCTCCGAACGGCTGGATGTCGTGCCGCCGAAGTTCCGGGTCATCGTGACGCGCCGCCCCAAATACACCTTCCGCGGCCACGATGGCGTGCTCCAGGCTTTGGCACCGGCGCACATCATCGAAAGCGGCCTGCCGACGGAGCGGCTGCTCGCCTATATCGCCGTCTCCAAATACGCCGACGGCCTTCCGCTTTACCGGCAGGAGGCAATCTATCTACGCGACGGTGTCGAGATCAGCCGATCGTTGATGGCCCAGTGGATGGGGCATCTGGGCTTCGAACTTCAGATTTGCGCCGATTACATCCTTGAGCGCGTCAAGGAGGGTGAAAGGATCTTCGCCGACGAAACGACCTTACCCACTCTTGCGCCCGGTTCGGGGAAGGCGACGAAGGCCTGGCTTTGGGCTTATGCTCGCGATGATAGATCCTATGGTGGAACCAGCCCGCCGATGGTGGCCTATCGCTTTGAGGACAGTAGGGGCGCTGACTGCGTGGTGCGTCATCTCGCCGGATTCAGCGGCATCCTGCAAGTTGACGGCTACTCGGCCTATACCAGTCTCGCCAAGACGCGTGCCAAAGACGGCAGCAATGAAACGATCCGGCTCGCAGGATGCTGGGCGCATCTTCGCCGCAAGTTTTACGACCTTCACATCAGTGGTGTCTCAAAGGCTGCAACGGACACGATCATCGCGATGACCGAGCTGTGGCGCATCGAGGATGAGGTCCGCGGTCGGGATGCCGGCAGCCGTTCCATCCTGCGTCAGGAAAAATCTGCAACCATCGTCTCCGAACTCTTTGATCTTTGGGAGAAGGAGCTGGGCAAGGTCTCTGGCAAGTCCAAGACCGCCGAAGCAATCCGTTACGCGCTCACCCGGCGCGAAGCACTGGAGCGTTTCCTGACGGACGGCCGGATCGAAATTGACTCCAATATCGTCGAGCGCGCGATCAGGCCCCAAACAATTACGAGAAAGAACAGTCTATTCGCCGGCAGCGAGGGCGGTGGACGGACTTGGGCGACGCTGGCCACGCTTCTCCAGACGGCCAAAATGAACAACGTCGATCCGCTCGACTGGCTTTCCCAGACCTTGACCCGCATCGCGAAAGGCTGGCCAGTATCCGAGCTCGAGGCACTTATGCCATGGAACTTCAAGCCTGACGCCATCGGCTAACCGCTTACTCTGGGTCTCCACCCGGCTGCGCTGGTTATAGCCGGTGGATTTCTGCCAAGGCCATCCGGCCCTTGTTTTCGCGATTTCGGCGATATGGCGGTCCCGTACCGTTGGATTGAACGGCCGATTGCGGACTTTCAACGGCCGATTGCGGACTTTCAACTGCTGTCTTGGGAGGCGGGATAATGATCTCCACGATCTCGCCGAAGCGCGTCTCCAGAAGATCACGGGTCGGCGCTCCGTCATAGGCGCCATCACCGATAAACTTGGCAACTGGGCCATCAATCTGATCCAGAAGACCTGGCAAAGCGGTCGGATCGCCAACATCATCCGTGGTTAGATCCGCGCAGACAATCTCACCGCTAGCAAGATCAAGGCCAATGTGAAGCTTGCGCCATCTTTTACGTTTCACCTTGATTGTGTGCTTGTTTTCCAGCCACTCGCCCTCACCGAAGACTTTTAACCCCGTGCTATCGACCACCAGATAAACAGGACCGGACGCTCTGGCTCCGGACTTTGTCGACGGCAACGCCAGCCCTTTGCTCCGGCGCGACAGGGTGGAGAAGTCAGGCACGGCAATATCGAACTCCATCAGCGCCGCAACGCAGGCTTTCATTATAGGCCGCCCAATTCGTCACCTTAAACTTCTGCTTGGCTATCTTGTCCCGTCGGTCTGAACTTATGCGACATCATCAAAACCCCGATCAGGAGACTGAAAACCAAAGCCCAATATCAGTCGCCGGTAATCCGCGCAACAACGCCCCGCCTGACCCACCGTTGCCATATCCTCGAAACCGGAAATGACAGCTTGCGCTTCAAAGCCAGCTCGGCGGCGGCCGCACAGAAGAGAGGAGAAAAGGCCAATGCCTTGACCAAAGCCTGATCAGAAAACCATACTCAGAAGTGACTCACTTTTCGGTGGAAAAACCGGCTCAGTTCCGCGTGGAAACCAACACGCGGCAATGCTTCGAGCCAAAAGTTTAGTCGAGGCTTTAAGCAAGCTTCTCATTCATAGCATGGATGTGTTTAATCCACACAATCAATTTTACCAATCGTCCGATATAGTCCATAGGGCAGCCGCGGGTGAGGTTCCGGTAAGTTTATCGGTTTTCTAGGTCACCTCGCAAACGAGCCTGAACATCTTCCGATGTGAGCAGCAATTTGACCGAGCCTTCTCGCGGGGCTCTTGGCTTGTCGAAATTAGGCATGATGGAAAGGAATAAAATGGCTGATCAACTTTAGAAATTATCAGTGCGATCCGAAAACGGGGAGAGAGGGCCTGGCGCAGGTCACGACATCACGGATCAGGGTAGTCAGAACTACGTGCGGCCAGAACACCGGGTACGGAGAGGTTCCTGCGACCAGACTAAGCCACGAGTTCTAGGTGGCTAGGGAAATCTGAACAGCTAGGATAAGGGGAATTTCTGCCGACTTAGATGTCCGGGACAGGAGATAGCATAACAAGACGACCGCGCCGGAACCCTGGCCCCAGCTTCTACACCCCCAAGACAGCTTTTTACGTCTTTATTGGGCCGACGAGGACTACCCAATGTTGATTTCGACGACTAGCAAACAATGACCGAGAAAGGAAAAGCTCGGTCGACGACGAACTAAGGTTCATTGGCTCGGAGCAGGTCTCAAAGTGAGAGGTTGAGGAAAATCGAAGTTGAACGACCTTCCCGATTTATACTGATGCGGAAAGAGGCTTCTATGCAGCGGATTTTAGTGATCGAAGATCAGGATTTAATGCGTTTGGCGCTGATCCAGGAACTAAAGGACCGTCTCATTGGTAGCGTTCTTCTTGGGGCTCCGACATTAGAAATTGCTAAGACTCTGCTGAAGTCGGGGGACTTTAACCTCGTTCTCATTGACCCCGGCTTGCCAGGCGTAAATCCAACGTCACAAGTCGACAGACTTTCGGTTATCAGGCAGGTCGTTGATGCGTCCCCTTCAGCGATCCACGTGGTGATCACTGGATTGGATTCGCTTGCCGAAGCTAACCACTGCCGTCGGTATGGTGTGGCTGGATACGTCAGCAAGATCGGACTGATCAGCGGACTTCTGGCTGAGGTGCTGCAGGAAATTTCTCAAAATGGGTTCTCCATTCAAATATGGGACAAGGAGCAATTGGCGGTTGATTTTCACTATTCCGGGCTTACGGGCCGCGAGCAGGAAACGTTAAATGCGATGCGCCGCCGTGAGCGTGGAGCCAAGCGAAAGGACGTTTACGAACAGATCAGCGAACGGATTGGGGTCGACCCCGCTTCAATTGAAAAATACTACAAGCAGGCTCGGGCCAAGCTGCTCCGGCGAGGCCTATCGCCCGACGGAGTGTAGGCATCGTAAACTTAACGGATGAAAGGCCAGCGAAAGACGCCATCCGCAGATATCTTTCATGCTCGGGCAATTTTCACCCACAGGCTCATCGCCGCCGTGCACAGTTCGCGATGGTGGCCGGAGGAGATGTCGTGGCGCGGGATTTGAAATAGGTTGGCGATTCGGATCATGGATGCAGACGAAGCGTTGTAGATGTCGCTGTGACTTGAAGCGCTTCATGATCCGCTCTCGCCCCCGGACTGGCTGGTGAGAATTCTCTGCCCGATTATTCAACCCTTTGTGGAAGCGATCCTCTACACCCGGCATGATCTCTGGCTTTGCTGCGCCGTAACACCCCAGCTTGTCGGTGATCATCACACGCGGCGACCGTCCCTGGCCCTTCAAGAGCTTGCGCATCAGGCGCATGGCGGCCTTTGCATCGCGGCGGCTTTGCACGAGAACCTCCAAGACGAAACCGTCCTGATCAACTGCGCGCCACAGCCAATGCTTCTTGCCGCGGATTGAAACAACGGCTTCATCGAGAAGCCATATGTGGACGGCCCCTCCTTGCAAGAACTCTTTGATGATTTGATCGGATCTCTTGCGTTCATATGTCGGGCCTTTTGTTGCGCTCACACATGAACGCTGGCCAAGATGGGTTCCGCGACGGGGGTCCCAAACACTTGATCGGGCGATGTCACGTTGTCGGCAACTTAACGGGTGGGGGATAATACGGTTGAGATGACCTCATCGATGCCGATACCGATGAAGCCGCCCCTTCGTTCCGAGATGATTGCGCCCCTTGATTCCGGGATGATCTCCCCCCCTTTTTAGTGGGGTCTGCAGGCAGTAATTGTTGTCAGTTCGTTCAAGTACGGTGTCAAGCTTTTCGAGGCAGATTTCGTCGTAGGCTTTCGCCGCTGAGT contains:
- a CDS encoding Ntn hydrolase family protein, whose product is MTVIVYDRKRELMIADSRGTSGDHHPIGAKRKIHRIGAGPLRGALLGVTTRQPGMGEQFTQWVMAGMNKDAFGTRESEVQAILVKVDRSVFFFSGCFYPSGPLEDDFFTIGSGSEYALGAFRGGADAFEAVKVAISCDPFCGPPIVHLQLDTPDAYQPSMIRRVTRLFRNFGSGTAT
- the tnpB gene encoding IS66 family insertion sequence element accessory protein TnpB (TnpB, as the term is used for proteins encoded by IS66 family insertion elements, is considered an accessory protein, since TnpC, encoded by a neighboring gene, is a DDE family transposase.), which translates into the protein MMASGVVVYVSCQPVDFRKGAASLMALVRDGGLDPFNGALYVFRSKRADRIRIVWWDGSGVCLYSKTLEDQGFCWPGISAARIRLDHSQLMALLAGMDWKKIRPAKVRRPLLTG
- a CDS encoding TlpA disulfide reductase family protein, with translation MASSLNLGSPAPPIKVQNWLRGDPLSNFQLGKIYVVEFFSTTCGYLGPELSDLAKLHKKFRDTRVEFIGIAASEEVATADDARAQVDASITKSLPNTNIRMGFDHSGEMDEDWLKASLSFHVPKTFVVDRDGSIAFIGDLVMLQDVLPKVIDGTWRASAEAKNAEEERIAEGETYAAQIVS
- a CDS encoding IS256 family transposase, with product MNETINIFRLRQPDEIEDPLTNVLRSGARKLLAQAIEMEAEAFLGAMKDLKLADGRDRIVRHGHAPERSIQTGIGPVPVSRVKIRDRGAECEVDRIRFSSSILPKWARRTRSVDALLPVLYLRGVSTGDFQEALSALLGKDAPNLSPSVISRLTAEWGIEYDRWQKRDLSARHYVYVWADGVYLQARMEDQAECMLVLIGATPEGKKELVGFQTGIRESAQSWRELLVDIKRRGLKIAPDLAVGDGALGFWKALDELLPDTKHQRCWVHKTANILNKVPKSVQAGMKAVLREIYLAPSRASAETAIAVFVEKYDAKYAKAVDCLTKDQNALLAFYDFPAEHWDHLRTSNPIESVFATVRHRTVRTRGALSSKTATLMVFKLVIAAARTWRRLKGQNQLPKLIAGAKFQDGIEVIESKPQSAA
- a CDS encoding Glu/Leu/Phe/Val family dehydrogenase, coding for MSSKTMLQQALTRLVDAAKHLNIDPTILERLEFPLETTHARLTIRMDDGSHKHLRAWRSRYDDTRGPTKGGIRYHQSVTADEVETLAFLMTIKCAVVNLPFGGGKGGVQIDPHCLSETELERLARGYVQIFAKVIGPNRDIPAPDVNTNAMTMAWMANEYDSIVGEVTPAVITGKPISLGGSLGRDDATARGGYYLLQFLAQKLGLVPGARVAVQGFGNAGYHIAHLLEAAGYKVVAVSDSKGAIYCPAGLDIKKLNGAKERHGSVTSFAGSDGVSRIAADELVSVDCDLLVLAALEDMVHAGNAANVKAPIILELANSPITLEADDILKNRGVVVLPDILANAGGVAVSYFEWVQNRQGYYWPIEDIHARLKTKMEEEGAAIWACAKDKNITLRCAAYVHALSRLVDAIEAKGT
- a CDS encoding electron transfer flavoprotein subunit beta/FixA family protein; amino-acid sequence: MHIVVCIKQVPDSAQIRVHPVTNTIMRQGVPTIINPYDLFALEEALQVRNRYGGEVTVLTMGPPMAEQALRKALTHGADRAVLLTDRHFAGSDTLATSYALSQAVAKIGESYGAPDIVFTGKQTIDGDTAQVGPGIAKRLNLQQLTYVTKIVSIDPTSREIMVERHAESGTQMLKSTLPCLITVLDGVNAIRRGSLDDAFRAARSPVLKWGAADASIGELTKCGLRGSPTVVKRVFAPGPRAEKAIQMEINDKTLAEVAAETVAAIFARQPFLERKLTSHGNR
- a CDS encoding transposase; protein product: MSHAESPMSDSVNQPRTFEILTAEPVRRRRKPRDWSDDEKARIVAATLQPGANVSAVARSEGLDPSQLYGWRRKALASGVVAPLTEGTGKQIKFARVETVSNGSVDIVIADMVVRVGGDFDPDHLVRVLRAVRKA